The Desulfobaculum xiamenense DNA segment AAATCATTGGTCTTTTTCTAAACGATTATCACCCTCTCCGCCCCAGCCATCATGCCCCGACGAACAGACGCGGAGACAGACGCGACGATCTGTCGAAGTCCGGCAGCAGTTCCAAGCCCGGCACAATCGCCCGCACCACCGGATAACGCAGGTCCCTGCGCATCAGATCGGCATACAGCGGCTCGCGTCCGCTGGCCGAAAGGGTCTGCTCCACGAGACGTAGGTCCCCTTCGATGCTCCCTGTGGAATGATCCGGCAAATCCTCGATGCACACGACAGGCAGTTCGGCAGGCCCCGGCAACGACGCGGGCCCGAACGGGAACGGATAAGGCACCTCCAACATGGCCGAGACGATGGCCTTCGCCCCGCACAGCCCTGCCGAAGCCCCCTTCGCCACCTGCCCCTGCGGTCCCGTGGCAAAGGCCCGATAACAGGGAATGCCAAGGGCCGAGGTACACTCCGCAAACAGCACATCCAGCCCACGCTTACGGTAGTTCTCCAGCAGCTCGCGCACCTGCCGATCCCGACTCTCAATCCTGAACCACCGCTCGGGGGCAACCGTGGACACGGTTTCCGCGTCCCGCTCCACGACTTCGAGCAGCGCGCCGAGCCGCGCCTGCGCCATAGTGCTGCCCGAGGCAAGCCCCGTCGAACCGAATCCGCCGAACAGCGACGGCTCATCAAGGTTACAGAAGAGGAAGACGAACTGCGCCGGAACGAGAAGCGTCCCGCCACCCGGCCTGTCGCAGGGCAACCAATGCAACGGCTCGTCGGCATACGGAGCATCCACGGGGAGCGCATTGGGATCGAGGGCATCGCGCCCATCACGCCGCAGTTCCGACAGCCTCGCACAGACGAGGTCGCGCCCGGCGGCGAGATCGGGCAACGCAAGGCCGTCCACATCGACCCAGCTCGAATAGCGCTCCACAACCTCCATGACCACCGAGGCCCACGCGACGTCGAAGGTCAGCCCTTTACCGTAGGACATGAACACGCCGTCCAGATCGTAATCCAACCTGCCGTTTCGCACCGTTACCCGCCGCTTCCACTGGCGGACCAGCCCCACGGGCGACAGCGAATCCGTATGCCGGGCCTGCTGACTCATGGCCACGCCCGCGGCCTCAAGCCGCCCCTCGGCCTCCCGAGCCGTGGCTTCAGCGGACGGCCCACCGCCCTTGCGCGCACGCTTCACACGCTGCGCAGCGATATCCGTCACGCTGACGAATCCCTCGTTGGCCGCTGCGATCTCCTCCGGCGAAAACGGCAGCGCCAGCCCGGCCTGCGCCGACGTCGGCATTGGAGCATGCGCGACCTTGTTCTCCCTGAAAATGGCTCCCCACGCGGCATGCACATCCTGACCGGGGCGCGCCGCGGCGCGAAGCTCTACCAACGGAGACGCGGACAACTCGCCCTCGGACGCGGGGCCATCCAGCCCCAGAGCGCGCGCACGCTCCGGCTGTCCAAGCACGCATTCCCGGACCAATCCACTCACGAGCGGATCATCGCCATGGAGATCGAGCATATTGCGCAAGGCCGCGTCGTCGAGGCGCTGCACGAGGGTCAGGGCATGGACATGCATGTAATCGTCCATGGGGCACGCGCGCAGATGGGCAAGCGCCGCGTCCAGATCGACATCCCCCTTCGGCACGCATGCGGCAAACCCCACCGTGGCCTGCGTATCAAGCACTCTGAATTCGTATTCCATGGTCATCTCGCGAGCCATTCTCCTTATAATGCGACTTTGGCCGAGAACCGAAGCCCCCGCCCGGACACCGCATGCAGAAAACGGCGCGCCCCAAGGGACGCGCCGCCTGCCGCATGCCGACGAAAGCGGCCTAGAACTTGTACCCAATGGCGCGCAGGAAGCCCTTGCGCCTCGCGATCTCCTCGTCATCCTCGATGCCCGCCGAGGCGAAGCCGTCGATGACGCCCATGATGCCCCGGCCCTGCTCGGTCTCGGCCACCACGACCTGCGTGGGGTTGGCGGTGGCACAGAACAGGCGCACCACTTCGGGCACGTTCTGGATGACATTGACGATATTGATGGGGAACATGTCTTTCATAAAGATAATGAAACTGTGCCCGCAGGCCAGCGACATGGCGTTGCGCTTGGCCAGTTCGATGCACTCCTCGTCGGTGCCACTCCAGCGCACGAGGCGCTTGTCCGAGGCCTCGCAGAAGGCGAGACCGAACTTCGCGAAGGGAACGGCGGACACCACGGCCTCGTGAATGTCCTCGACGGTCTTGATGAAATGGGACTGGCCAAGGATGAAGTTCATATCTGCGGGCTTCTCGATGGCAATGGTGGTCAGCTGCATGTTCGCGCTCCTCCGCCATGGGCGGGATATGTGATGAAGTGTTCGTGCGTTTTACGAATCATGAAGGGCGCATAGTACGAAACCTTTTCGCGCAGGGCAAATCCCGCAATCCCCGGTCCCGACGTCCGAGCGCATGGCCTCCATGCTCGAAAATCGGCCTCGGGCACGGTTGCCGCACGTCCGCAAGGGGGGTAGGCTTATCCAACGAGGTGCCACACATGCCCATTCTCCCCATACCCGACTATTCGCCACCGGCCATGCTGGCCAACGGCCACGTGCAAAGCATCGCCCCCTCGCTCATCCGCCCCGTACCGCACGTGGATTACGTGCGCGAGCGCATGGACACCAAGGACGGCGACTTCATCCTGCTGGACTGGAGCTTCGCGTCCGGTCCCGGCGGCTCCGAGCGACTGGTCATCGTGACCCACGGGCTGGAAGGCCATTCGCGGCGCAAGTACGTCTGCGGCATGGCCCGCGCCCTGAACCGTGCCGGATGGGACGTGCTGGCCCGCAACTGCCGCGGCTGCGGCGGGGAAATGAACCGCCTACCGCGTTTCTACCACAGTGGCGAAATCGAGGACCTGCACGCGACGGTGCACCACGCGCTGGCCGTGGGGCGCTATCGGCAAATCGCGCTGGTCGGCTTCAGCATGGGCGGCAACCAGACGCTGCGGTATCTCGGGCTCGATCCGGACCGCGTCCCCCGCGAGATTTGCGCCGCCGTCGCGGTTTCCGCGCCCTGCGACCTCGCCGACTCCGTACGCAAGCTCGAATCGCTTCCGGCCGGCCGCATCTACGTGGAGTATCTCCTGCACAGCCTGCGCGCCAAGGTGCGGGCCAAGCACGCCATGTTCCCGGATATCTTCGACATCACGGGTCTCGACGCCATCTCCACCTTCAGGGAGTTCGACGAACGCTACACAGCTCCGCTGTTCGGCTTCGAAAACGCCGAGGACTACTGGCGCAAGGCCAGCTCCCGCCCGGTACTACGCGACATCCGCGTACCAACGCTCATCCTCAACGCCAAGGACGATCCCTTCCTCGGGCCGCGCTGCTATCCCGAGGACGAAGCCCGCGAGAACCCGAACCTGTATCTGGAAACGCCCGAATCCGGCGGCCACGTCGGGTTTATCCTACTCGACCCGGCTGGCGAATTCTGGTCCGAGAAGCGCAGCGCAGCATTCCTCAACGAACACACGCCGGCCTGACCGGCCAACCCTCAACCCGACCACATTCCGATCAAATGAACAGAATCATCATCCGCGACGTCCTCATCTCCGATCTGCCCGACATCGTCGCCCTCAACGAACATGCCGTCCCAGCCGTCAATAGCGTGGACGAAGGCTTCATGCGCACGTCCATGGACCGCGCCGCCTACTTCCGCGTCGTCGAACAAAGCGCCCAGCCCGGACGCGTGGCCGGCTTCATGATCGGCTACACGCCCGAGGCCTCCTACGAGAGCGAAAACTTCCAGTGGTTCAAGGGACACTATCCGTCCTTCGTCTACATCGACCGCATCGTCATCGCGCCATTCGCCCAGCGCATGGGCATCGGCACCGCCCTGTACGACAACATCTCCCGATTCGCCAGCGAGACGACCGGCACCGTGACCTGCGAGGTCAACATCCGCCCCCGAAACGACGACTCGCTGGCCTTCCACGCCCACTGCGGGTTCCGCGAGGTGGGCACACAGGAAACCAAGGGCGGCACCGTCGCCGTCTCCCTGCTGGTCAAGGAATTGGCCCCGGCCAGTGCCGCGCATTGACCTTTTCTGGTCAACATCACGACATATTTGACAAAGCGGACATTTCTCCCTAGCCCATGAGGATGCCGGGACGGATTCACCGCCCCGGCACTCCGGCCCGGCCCATCGGCAAGGCCTTCCTCCGCACGCCAGGGAGTATGCATGAAGTCCGCCCGCTCGCTACCCGCCCTGATCATCGCCGTCGTCTGGCTCACCGTCGGTGCCGACATGGCCGTCTATCGGGCGGATATTCTCAACCAGTGGACGACTATCCAGCAAAACATCGCCGAACAGGGGGCCAGATCAAGCCGCGTGTGGCTGGAGCTGTTGGTGGAGGAGCAGGGGCTCCCCGTCAATGCCGCAGCGCACGAGACCTTCCGCAAGTTCGCCGCCCCCATCCGCCTGCTCGACTCCGGCCACGCATGGCTGTTCAGGGACAACACCCTCGTTGCCGGGCTCGATGAGACCATGCCTGCCGATTCCATCATGCGCATCGACGAACTGTGCGCCATGCGGGGATGCCCGACCGATACCGAGGGCCTCGGACTGCTTCGCGCCGCCATCGAGGGCCGCACAAGCGGACAGGGCTTCTTTACGCTGTCGACCGAACGCGGCCGGGAGCGGGCGGCATGGGCCACCTTCGACGCCGCAGGAACCACATGGACGTTCGGCATCTCCACGCCGGACAGCGAAATTCTCCTGCACACGGCCAGTCCCTCGCGAATTCTCCCCTCGATTCTGGGCGCGCTGGCGATGACGGTTCTCGTCATCGCCCTGTTCCGCGCCAACCATCACCGCCTAGAGCTCAGCCGCAAGATGAACGACACCCTCGGCGAACTCGTCGAAAGGCGCACACGCGACCTCTCCAACGCCA contains these protein-coding regions:
- a CDS encoding YcaO-like family protein is translated as MTMEYEFRVLDTQATVGFAACVPKGDVDLDAALAHLRACPMDDYMHVHALTLVQRLDDAALRNMLDLHGDDPLVSGLVRECVLGQPERARALGLDGPASEGELSASPLVELRAAARPGQDVHAAWGAIFRENKVAHAPMPTSAQAGLALPFSPEEIAAANEGFVSVTDIAAQRVKRARKGGGPSAEATAREAEGRLEAAGVAMSQQARHTDSLSPVGLVRQWKRRVTVRNGRLDYDLDGVFMSYGKGLTFDVAWASVVMEVVERYSSWVDVDGLALPDLAAGRDLVCARLSELRRDGRDALDPNALPVDAPYADEPLHWLPCDRPGGGTLLVPAQFVFLFCNLDEPSLFGGFGSTGLASGSTMAQARLGALLEVVERDAETVSTVAPERWFRIESRDRQVRELLENYRKRGLDVLFAECTSALGIPCYRAFATGPQGQVAKGASAGLCGAKAIVSAMLEVPYPFPFGPASLPGPAELPVVCIEDLPDHSTGSIEGDLRLVEQTLSASGREPLYADLMRRDLRYPVVRAIVPGLELLPDFDRSSRLSPRLFVGA
- a CDS encoding adenosine-specific kinase; the encoded protein is MQLTTIAIEKPADMNFILGQSHFIKTVEDIHEAVVSAVPFAKFGLAFCEASDKRLVRWSGTDEECIELAKRNAMSLACGHSFIIFMKDMFPINIVNVIQNVPEVVRLFCATANPTQVVVAETEQGRGIMGVIDGFASAGIEDDEEIARRKGFLRAIGYKF
- a CDS encoding YheT family hydrolase — protein: MPILPIPDYSPPAMLANGHVQSIAPSLIRPVPHVDYVRERMDTKDGDFILLDWSFASGPGGSERLVIVTHGLEGHSRRKYVCGMARALNRAGWDVLARNCRGCGGEMNRLPRFYHSGEIEDLHATVHHALAVGRYRQIALVGFSMGGNQTLRYLGLDPDRVPREICAAVAVSAPCDLADSVRKLESLPAGRIYVEYLLHSLRAKVRAKHAMFPDIFDITGLDAISTFREFDERYTAPLFGFENAEDYWRKASSRPVLRDIRVPTLILNAKDDPFLGPRCYPEDEARENPNLYLETPESGGHVGFILLDPAGEFWSEKRSAAFLNEHTPA
- a CDS encoding GNAT family N-acetyltransferase — translated: MNRIIIRDVLISDLPDIVALNEHAVPAVNSVDEGFMRTSMDRAAYFRVVEQSAQPGRVAGFMIGYTPEASYESENFQWFKGHYPSFVYIDRIVIAPFAQRMGIGTALYDNISRFASETTGTVTCEVNIRPRNDDSLAFHAHCGFREVGTQETKGGTVAVSLLVKELAPASAAH